A single window of Streptomyces griseoviridis DNA harbors:
- a CDS encoding thiamine-phosphate kinase produces the protein MKGTVGELGEFGLIRELTSRLTTTPAVRVGPGDDAAVVAAPDRRVVASTDILLEGRHFRRDWSTAYDVGRKAAAQNLADIAAMGAVPTALLLGLVVPAELPVTWPSELMDGLRDECQVAGASVVGGDVVRGDTIMVSITALGDLRNHEPVTRAGARPGDLVAVTGWLGWSAAGFAVLSRGFRSPRAFVEAHRRPEPPYHAGPAAAALGATAMCDVSDGLIADLGHIAEASKVRIDVRSGAIDIPTQMNDIGQAVGVDPMQWVLTGGEDHAIVATFPPDAKLPARWKVIGEVLNPSALPQVTVDGAPWTSKGGWDHFGDPGGLGDIES, from the coding sequence ATGAAGGGCACTGTTGGCGAGCTGGGGGAGTTCGGGCTCATCAGGGAGCTCACCTCCCGTCTCACCACCACCCCGGCGGTCCGGGTCGGTCCTGGCGACGACGCCGCCGTGGTCGCCGCACCCGACCGCAGGGTCGTGGCCAGCACCGACATCCTGCTCGAAGGCCGGCACTTCCGCCGCGACTGGTCCACGGCGTACGACGTCGGCCGCAAGGCCGCCGCGCAGAACCTCGCGGACATCGCCGCCATGGGCGCCGTGCCGACGGCGCTGCTGCTCGGCCTGGTGGTGCCCGCCGAACTGCCGGTGACCTGGCCGAGCGAGCTGATGGACGGGCTGCGCGACGAATGCCAGGTCGCGGGCGCCTCGGTGGTCGGCGGCGACGTGGTGCGCGGCGACACCATCATGGTGTCGATCACCGCCCTCGGTGATCTGCGCAACCACGAGCCGGTGACCAGGGCCGGCGCGAGGCCGGGCGACCTGGTCGCGGTGACCGGCTGGCTCGGCTGGTCGGCGGCCGGGTTCGCGGTCCTGTCCCGCGGCTTCCGTTCGCCGCGCGCCTTCGTGGAGGCGCACCGGCGTCCCGAGCCGCCGTACCACGCGGGACCGGCCGCGGCCGCGCTCGGGGCGACCGCGATGTGCGACGTCAGCGACGGGCTGATCGCCGACCTCGGGCACATCGCCGAGGCCAGCAAGGTCCGCATCGACGTGCGGTCGGGCGCGATCGACATCCCGACCCAGATGAACGACATCGGGCAGGCCGTCGGCGTCGATCCGATGCAGTGGGTGCTGACCGGGGGAGAGGACCACGCGATCGTGGCGACGTTCCCGCCGGACGCGAAGCTGCCGGCCCGCTGGAAGGTGATCGGCGAGGTGCTCAACCCGTCGGCGCTGCCCCAGGTGACGGTCGACGGGGCGCCCTGGACCAGCAAGGGCGGCTGGGACCACTTCGGGGACCCGGGCGGCCTCGGGGACATCGAGTCATGA
- a CDS encoding Lrp/AsnC family transcriptional regulator → MVQAYILIQTEVGKASAVAETISKIPGIIQAEDVTGPYDVIVRAQSDTVDDLGRMVVAKVQQVDGITRTLTCPVVHL, encoded by the coding sequence GTGGTACAGGCGTACATCCTGATCCAGACAGAGGTCGGCAAGGCGTCCGCCGTCGCCGAGACGATCAGCAAGATCCCTGGGATCATCCAGGCCGAGGACGTGACCGGGCCGTACGACGTGATCGTGCGCGCCCAGTCGGACACGGTGGACGACCTCGGCCGCATGGTGGTCGCGAAAGTCCAGCAAGTGGACGGCATCACCCGCACCTTGACCTGCCCGGTCGTCCATCTGTAG
- a CDS encoding DAK2 domain-containing protein, with protein sequence MAQVPQTFFDALAVRTWCGLALEALGRAREEIDAINVYPVADGDTGTNLYLTMESAVTAVEAVFGAHELEPGARQRPTLADAARAMAHGALIGARGNSGTILAQLLRGLAQVLAADGERPHTDGPGLRLALRQGADRAREAVAHPVEGTVLTVASAAADAAATADGGCAAVAEAAYRGAWAALAATPGQLAALERAGVVDAGGRGLVAVLGALVETFTGQAPGAGGPGTGVHARADAVEAPDGHGTGGQGSGAQGSDGQGSGGQGSGGHGSGGHGSGGHGEDGPAFEECGEDGAGPDSPAFEVIYLLEAGDRAVARLRTRLDALGDSLVVVGGDGLWNVHVHVDDAGAAVEAGVEAGRPYRIRITHFGLGDAHTTHRRPPRERVQRAVVAVVPGEGLAGLYTEAGATTVLARPGEPPASGELVEAVRRAHAREVVLLPNDADLRHTAAAAAEQARTEGIRVALIPTRSAVQGIAALAVHEPERRFDEDVVAMTSAAGATRHAEVVVAERQSWTMAGICQAGDILGLIDGDVAVIGEDVTVTAAAVLDRMLSAGGELVTLVLGDEAPESIAGHLETRVRESYLAVDTMVYRGGRQGSLLLIGVE encoded by the coding sequence GTGGCGCAGGTGCCGCAGACATTCTTCGATGCTCTCGCGGTGCGCACCTGGTGCGGTCTCGCGCTCGAGGCCCTGGGGCGGGCGCGCGAGGAGATCGACGCCATCAACGTCTACCCGGTGGCCGACGGGGACACCGGCACCAACCTCTACCTGACCATGGAGTCGGCGGTCACGGCTGTCGAGGCGGTGTTCGGCGCCCACGAGCTGGAGCCCGGTGCCCGGCAGCGGCCGACCCTCGCCGACGCCGCGCGCGCGATGGCGCACGGCGCGCTCATAGGCGCCCGCGGCAACTCGGGCACGATCCTCGCCCAGCTGCTGCGCGGCCTGGCCCAGGTGCTGGCCGCCGACGGTGAGCGGCCTCACACCGACGGCCCCGGACTCCGCCTCGCCCTCCGCCAGGGCGCCGACCGGGCCCGCGAGGCCGTCGCCCACCCCGTCGAGGGCACGGTCCTGACGGTCGCCTCGGCCGCCGCCGACGCCGCCGCGACGGCGGATGGCGGCTGCGCGGCCGTCGCCGAGGCGGCCTACCGGGGCGCCTGGGCCGCCCTCGCCGCGACCCCGGGCCAGCTCGCGGCCTTGGAGCGGGCCGGGGTGGTCGACGCGGGCGGGCGCGGCCTGGTGGCGGTGCTGGGGGCGCTGGTGGAGACGTTCACCGGGCAGGCGCCGGGCGCGGGGGGCCCGGGGACGGGCGTGCACGCGCGCGCGGACGCCGTCGAGGCACCGGACGGCCACGGCACCGGGGGGCAGGGCTCCGGGGCGCAGGGCTCCGACGGGCAGGGCTCCGGCGGGCAGGGCTCCGGCGGGCACGGTTCCGGGGGGCACGGCTCCGGGGGGCACGGTGAGGACGGGCCCGCCTTCGAGGAGTGCGGCGAGGACGGCGCCGGCCCCGACTCACCCGCCTTCGAGGTGATCTACCTGCTCGAGGCGGGCGACCGCGCCGTCGCCCGGCTGCGCACCCGGCTCGACGCCCTCGGCGACTCCCTGGTCGTGGTCGGCGGCGACGGACTGTGGAACGTCCATGTGCACGTCGACGACGCCGGAGCCGCCGTGGAGGCGGGCGTCGAGGCCGGACGCCCCTACCGCATCCGCATCACCCACTTCGGGCTCGGCGACGCCCACACCACGCACCGCCGGCCGCCCCGCGAGCGGGTCCAGCGGGCCGTCGTCGCCGTCGTGCCCGGTGAGGGCCTCGCCGGGCTGTACACCGAGGCCGGCGCCACCACCGTGCTCGCGCGCCCCGGGGAGCCGCCCGCGAGCGGCGAGCTGGTCGAGGCGGTACGGCGGGCCCACGCGCGCGAGGTCGTGCTGCTGCCCAACGACGCCGACCTGCGCCACACCGCCGCGGCCGCCGCCGAGCAGGCCCGCACCGAGGGCATCAGGGTCGCCCTCATCCCGACCCGCTCCGCCGTGCAGGGCATCGCCGCGCTCGCCGTCCACGAACCGGAACGCCGCTTCGACGAGGACGTCGTCGCGATGACCTCGGCGGCGGGCGCGACCCGGCACGCCGAGGTCGTCGTCGCCGAACGCCAGTCCTGGACGATGGCCGGCATCTGCCAGGCAGGCGACATCCTCGGCCTGATCGACGGCGACGTCGCCGTGATCGGCGAGGACGTCACCGTCACCGCAGCCGCCGTCCTCGACCGGATGCTCTCGGCCGGCGGCGAACTCGTCACCCTCGTCCTCGGCGACGAGGCACCCGAGTCGATCGCGGGACACCTCGAGACCCGGGTGCGGGAGTCCTACCTGGCCGTCGACACGATGGTGTACCGGGGCGGCCGGCAGGGCTCCCTGCTGCTCATCGGCGTGGAGTGA
- the thiD gene encoding bifunctional hydroxymethylpyrimidine kinase/phosphomethylpyrimidine kinase: MTPPGVLTVAGSDSGGGAGIQADLKTMLALGVHGMSVVTAVTAQNSLGVQGAWPLPVDVVRAQYRSVVDDIGVRAVKTGMLASAELVEAVAELIAGTDAPAVVDPVGVSKHGDPLLAASALDSVRTKLLPVATVATPNLDEVAQLTGVRVESEEQLREAAAAVLAFGPRWVVVKGGHLAGDAVDLLTDGVREHWLRSPRHDNRHTHGTGCTLASAIASGLAKGQSVPDAVRAAKEYVTGAIAAGFALGAGIGPVDHGWALGRRGPEDPVGS, from the coding sequence ATGACCCCGCCGGGCGTGCTCACCGTGGCCGGCTCCGACTCCGGGGGCGGGGCCGGGATCCAGGCCGACCTGAAGACGATGCTGGCGCTCGGCGTGCACGGCATGAGCGTCGTCACCGCCGTCACCGCGCAGAACTCCCTAGGTGTGCAGGGCGCTTGGCCGCTGCCGGTCGACGTGGTGCGGGCGCAGTACCGCAGTGTCGTCGACGACATCGGGGTGCGGGCCGTCAAGACCGGGATGCTCGCCTCGGCCGAACTGGTCGAGGCGGTAGCGGAGTTGATCGCGGGTACGGACGCGCCCGCGGTCGTCGACCCGGTGGGTGTCTCCAAGCACGGCGACCCCCTGCTGGCCGCGTCCGCCCTCGACTCGGTCCGTACGAAGCTGCTGCCGGTCGCCACCGTCGCCACCCCGAACCTCGACGAGGTCGCCCAACTCACCGGGGTGCGCGTCGAGTCGGAGGAGCAGTTGCGGGAGGCCGCGGCGGCGGTACTGGCGTTCGGGCCGCGGTGGGTCGTCGTCAAGGGCGGCCATCTCGCGGGCGACGCCGTGGATCTGCTCACCGACGGGGTGCGGGAGCACTGGCTGCGGTCACCCCGGCACGACAATCGGCACACCCACGGCACGGGGTGCACCCTGGCCTCCGCGATCGCCTCGGGGCTGGCCAAGGGGCAGTCGGTGCCCGACGCGGTGCGGGCGGCGAAGGAGTACGTCACCGGGGCCATCGCGGCGGGCTTCGCGCTCGGCGCCGGTATCGGCCCCGTCGATCACGGGTGGGCGCTCGGGCGCCGGGGGCCCGAGGATCCGGTCGGGTCCTGA
- a CDS encoding HSP90 family protein, with amino-acid sequence MDSQTSQPSQAPQSPHTFQVDLRGLVDLLSHHLYSSPKVYLRELLQNAVDAITARRAGQPDAPARVRLHAEAGVLRVEDTGIGLTESDVHALLATIGRSSKRSDGIQEARSDFLGQFGIGLLACFVVAERIRVVSRSARTPDAAPVEWTASDDGSYTVRTLPDAARPEPGTTVHLTARPGAAEWLAPDRVMALARDFGSLLPYDVRVGEEAVTDLPPPWDRAYPSPAGRRVALARHCHELFGFTPLDSIELDVPLAGVRGVAYVLPSAVSPAQRATHRVHLKGMLLTERAEQLLPDWAFFVRCVLDTDSLRPTASRESLYEDETLAAVREALGERIRSWLTALAANDPERLSAFLSVHHLGVKSLARHDPQMLRTMLPWLPFETTDGQLSLEEFAQRHPVVHFTRSVEEYRQVAPIASAQGVGVVNGGYTYDSELVEALPSVRPGTVVAELDADTVTAHLDAVDPAEELALAGFLAAARARLDPLGCDVVLRAFHPLSVPALHLDDRAARHEQARAAAEEQADDLWAGILGSLRGTAPRARLVLNHLNPLIRRIGSLGDRELIGTATESLYGQALLMAQRPLRPADTALLNRAFIGLLEWATHGEDGH; translated from the coding sequence ATGGACTCCCAGACCTCACAGCCATCCCAGGCACCCCAGTCACCTCACACCTTCCAGGTCGACCTGCGCGGTCTGGTGGACCTGCTCTCCCATCACCTCTACTCCAGCCCCAAGGTCTATCTGCGGGAGCTGCTCCAGAACGCCGTGGACGCGATCACCGCCCGCCGCGCCGGGCAGCCGGACGCCCCGGCCCGGGTACGGCTGCACGCCGAGGCGGGCGTCCTGCGGGTCGAGGACACCGGGATCGGGCTCACCGAGTCGGACGTGCACGCGCTGCTGGCGACCATCGGGCGCAGTTCCAAGCGCTCCGACGGCATCCAGGAGGCGCGTTCGGACTTCCTCGGGCAGTTCGGCATCGGTCTGCTGGCCTGTTTCGTGGTCGCCGAGCGGATCCGGGTGGTCAGCCGCAGCGCGCGCACCCCGGACGCGGCGCCGGTGGAGTGGACGGCGAGCGACGACGGTTCGTACACCGTGCGGACGCTGCCGGACGCGGCGCGGCCCGAGCCGGGCACCACCGTGCACCTCACCGCGCGTCCCGGGGCCGCCGAGTGGCTGGCGCCCGACCGGGTCATGGCGCTGGCCCGGGACTTCGGGTCGCTGCTCCCCTACGACGTGCGGGTCGGCGAGGAGGCCGTCACGGATCTGCCGCCGCCGTGGGACCGTGCCTACCCGTCCCCGGCCGGCAGGCGGGTGGCGCTGGCCAGGCACTGCCACGAGCTGTTCGGGTTCACGCCGTTGGACTCGATCGAGCTGGACGTGCCGCTCGCCGGGGTGCGCGGGGTGGCGTACGTGCTGCCCTCGGCGGTCAGTCCGGCGCAGCGGGCCACCCACCGGGTGCACCTCAAGGGCATGTTGCTGACCGAGCGGGCCGAACAGCTGCTGCCCGACTGGGCGTTCTTCGTGCGCTGTGTGCTGGACACGGACAGTCTGCGGCCGACCGCGTCGCGCGAGTCGCTGTACGAGGACGAGACGCTCGCGGCGGTGCGGGAGGCGCTCGGTGAGCGGATCAGGTCCTGGCTGACGGCGCTCGCGGCGAACGACCCCGAGCGGCTGTCGGCGTTCCTGTCGGTGCACCACCTCGGGGTCAAGTCGCTGGCCAGGCACGATCCGCAGATGCTGCGGACGATGCTGCCGTGGCTGCCGTTCGAGACGACCGACGGGCAGCTGTCCCTTGAGGAGTTCGCGCAGCGGCACCCGGTGGTGCACTTCACGCGGAGCGTGGAGGAGTACCGGCAGGTCGCGCCGATCGCGTCCGCGCAGGGCGTCGGTGTGGTCAACGGCGGCTACACGTACGACAGCGAGCTGGTCGAGGCGTTGCCCTCGGTGCGGCCGGGGACGGTGGTCGCTGAGCTGGACGCGGACACCGTGACGGCGCATCTGGACGCCGTCGACCCGGCGGAGGAGCTGGCGCTCGCCGGTTTCCTGGCCGCCGCGCGCGCGAGGCTCGACCCGCTGGGCTGCGACGTGGTGCTGCGGGCCTTCCACCCACTGTCGGTGCCCGCGCTGCACCTGGACGACCGGGCGGCCCGCCACGAGCAGGCGCGGGCGGCGGCCGAGGAGCAGGCCGACGACCTGTGGGCGGGCATCCTGGGCTCGCTGCGCGGCACCGCGCCCCGGGCGCGCCTGGTGCTCAACCATCTCAACCCGCTCATCCGCAGGATCGGTTCTCTGGGCGACAGGGAACTGATCGGCACCGCGACGGAGTCCCTGTACGGACAGGCGCTGTTGATGGCCCAGCGTCCGCTGCGGCCCGCGGACACCGCCCTGTTGAACCGCGCGTTCATCGGGCTTCTGGAATGGGCGACGCACGGCGAGGACGGTCACTGA
- the rpmB gene encoding 50S ribosomal protein L28, whose translation MAANCDVCGKGPGFGNNISHSHRRTPRRWNPNIQRVRTVVGGTPKRVNACTSCIKAGKVSR comes from the coding sequence GTGGCTGCCAACTGCGACGTCTGCGGCAAGGGGCCGGGCTTCGGCAACAACATCTCGCACTCGCACCGCCGTACGCCCCGTCGCTGGAACCCGAACATCCAGCGTGTGCGTACCGTGGTGGGCGGGACGCCGAAGCGCGTGAACGCTTGCACCTCTTGCATCAAGGCCGGCAAGGTCTCGCGCTGA
- a CDS encoding tetratricopeptide repeat protein: MSGIDGNSGIADFDALRRALAKNAERPEGPARNARAEELLVAAERLGVPLAVIEALGHQLKVYNYSSEKDKMFVPFARLLRMWDERPEDFDEYETHALHWVFKWMSSGMLDQPHIPLASIEKWLGEMEHRYRLAGHSERAVRGAEFTVAAHLGDLARAERAYDAWLAADRDTMADCHACELHEQGWWRAEQGRDAEALDLWRPVLEGEFSCAHEPHSVLATSLVPLLRLGRADEARANHLRGVRLVRSMESMRSAYADHVEFCALSGNEARGLELLAERPAYFTDTGHPRSALDFHCVVALLMDRLVELGLGERQVPGPPGRSWTALDLAGHARGQALELAARFDARNGTSHVSERARARMARVPLARRLPLGLRATRPAAPGPVAPTRDAGAAGAGGQDLAALLAEARRLSDTLRPNAVEAWAAVGRYVRDAGDDGDGGGGELSARDRAEVVDHEAMGLGPEGVELFERAAELYAAAGDPGEALAARARGAYVRALGGEVEEATAAVTVLYDRVLALYAEDGTGLRQTASVLIARARTLMRRVQAAAEHSAAAADGTDGDQDAALDDGLGRALADAGAAVRELLALVDGRAGGEVRLLARAAEARAMLADLAAHAGDLEAAAELFARAAEAFEAAGLPWYAVEYEARLASLAHHLGDTAEAERALRAALDHGGAQLEPVGRAQLHLQLAEVLGGRTAFAEAAEHALEAAHWADEAGEGRTLGAWARHQLGGFLLRQERWAEAAEVLESALPDLSADTHGDGAVVQTLWWLGDCLSELGEHHAAAERRLQAAEIARHWPEQHDHATLAHLAAESLGQAGLAEDADRAYTRAGELWRELGNVHGLVRALRARAWLALRAEPAEHAVNAADAAGELMSRAVDACATALEGVGGDERARDRLVAELGHTQRQFGDLLARSATEDADDDSINDALEAALCHVTEAVAVFASLGADALHSRTGAELAAGWLAADLSRPAEAAARARAVLAAYADAPQDDGTARERRAEAEQMMQVVAESGGE, translated from the coding sequence ATGAGCGGCATCGACGGAAACAGCGGAATCGCCGACTTCGACGCGCTGCGGCGGGCGTTGGCGAAGAACGCGGAGCGGCCGGAGGGCCCGGCGCGCAACGCGCGCGCGGAGGAGCTGCTCGTGGCGGCGGAGCGGCTCGGCGTCCCGCTCGCCGTGATCGAGGCGCTCGGCCACCAGCTGAAGGTCTACAACTACAGCTCCGAGAAGGACAAGATGTTCGTCCCCTTCGCGCGGCTGCTGCGCATGTGGGACGAACGGCCCGAGGACTTCGACGAGTACGAGACGCACGCGCTGCACTGGGTCTTCAAGTGGATGTCGTCCGGCATGCTCGACCAGCCGCACATCCCGCTGGCCTCCATAGAGAAGTGGCTCGGCGAGATGGAGCACCGCTACCGGCTGGCCGGCCACTCCGAACGGGCGGTGCGCGGAGCCGAGTTCACGGTCGCCGCGCACCTGGGCGACCTGGCGCGCGCGGAGCGGGCGTACGACGCGTGGCTGGCGGCCGACCGGGACACGATGGCCGACTGCCACGCGTGCGAGCTGCACGAGCAGGGCTGGTGGCGGGCCGAGCAGGGGCGGGACGCGGAGGCGCTCGACCTGTGGCGGCCGGTCCTGGAGGGCGAGTTCAGCTGCGCGCACGAGCCGCACTCGGTGCTCGCGACCTCGCTTGTGCCGCTGCTGCGGCTCGGCCGCGCGGACGAGGCGCGCGCCAACCATCTGCGGGGCGTCCGCCTGGTGCGGTCCATGGAGAGCATGCGGTCCGCGTACGCGGACCACGTGGAGTTCTGCGCGCTGTCCGGCAACGAGGCGCGTGGGCTCGAACTGCTCGCGGAGCGGCCCGCGTACTTCACCGACACCGGGCACCCGCGCAGCGCGCTGGACTTCCATTGCGTGGTGGCCCTGTTGATGGACCGGCTGGTCGAACTGGGCCTGGGCGAACGGCAGGTGCCCGGCCCGCCCGGCCGGTCGTGGACCGCGCTCGACCTCGCCGGGCACGCGCGCGGTCAGGCGCTTGAGCTGGCCGCGCGGTTCGACGCGCGCAACGGCACCTCGCACGTGAGTGAGCGGGCACGCGCGCGGATGGCGCGGGTTCCGCTGGCGCGGCGGCTGCCGCTGGGGCTGCGGGCGACCCGTCCCGCGGCCCCGGGACCCGTGGCGCCGACGCGGGACGCCGGGGCGGCGGGGGCCGGCGGACAGGATCTGGCCGCGCTGCTGGCCGAGGCGCGGCGGCTGTCGGACACGCTGCGGCCGAACGCGGTCGAGGCGTGGGCGGCGGTCGGACGGTACGTGCGGGACGCGGGCGACGACGGCGACGGCGGGGGCGGCGAGCTGTCCGCCCGGGACCGCGCGGAGGTCGTCGACCACGAGGCGATGGGCCTGGGTCCCGAGGGCGTCGAGCTGTTCGAGCGGGCGGCGGAGCTGTACGCGGCGGCGGGCGACCCCGGGGAGGCGCTCGCGGCCCGCGCGCGGGGCGCCTACGTGCGGGCCCTGGGCGGGGAGGTCGAGGAGGCGACGGCCGCCGTCACCGTCCTGTACGACCGGGTCCTCGCGCTGTACGCGGAGGACGGCACCGGGCTGCGGCAGACGGCGTCGGTGCTGATCGCGCGGGCCAGGACCCTGATGCGGCGGGTGCAGGCGGCCGCCGAACACAGCGCGGCGGCCGCGGACGGCACGGACGGCGACCAGGACGCGGCCCTCGACGACGGTCTCGGCCGCGCCCTGGCCGACGCCGGGGCGGCCGTGCGGGAGCTGCTCGCGCTGGTCGACGGGCGGGCGGGCGGCGAGGTGCGGCTGCTGGCGCGGGCCGCGGAGGCGCGGGCCATGCTCGCCGACCTGGCGGCGCACGCCGGGGACCTGGAGGCGGCGGCCGAGCTGTTCGCGCGGGCCGCTGAGGCGTTCGAGGCGGCCGGGCTGCCGTGGTACGCGGTGGAGTACGAGGCCAGGCTGGCGTCGCTCGCGCACCATCTGGGCGACACCGCCGAGGCGGAACGGGCGCTGCGGGCCGCCCTCGACCACGGCGGGGCCCAACTGGAGCCGGTCGGGCGGGCGCAGCTGCACCTCCAGCTCGCCGAGGTGCTCGGCGGCAGGACCGCGTTCGCGGAGGCCGCCGAGCACGCGCTCGAAGCGGCGCACTGGGCCGACGAGGCGGGCGAGGGCCGCACCCTCGGCGCGTGGGCCCGGCACCAGCTGGGCGGGTTCCTGCTGCGCCAGGAGCGGTGGGCGGAGGCGGCGGAGGTGCTGGAGTCGGCGCTGCCCGACCTGAGCGCCGACACCCACGGCGACGGCGCCGTCGTCCAGACGCTGTGGTGGCTCGGGGACTGCCTGAGCGAGCTGGGCGAGCACCACGCGGCGGCCGAACGGCGGCTCCAGGCCGCCGAGATCGCCCGGCACTGGCCTGAGCAGCACGACCACGCGACGCTCGCGCACCTCGCCGCCGAGTCGCTCGGGCAGGCGGGTCTCGCCGAGGACGCCGACCGCGCCTACACGCGCGCGGGCGAGCTGTGGCGGGAGTTGGGCAACGTCCACGGTCTGGTGCGGGCGTTGCGGGCCCGCGCGTGGCTCGCGCTGCGCGCCGAGCCCGCCGAGCACGCGGTCAACGCGGCCGACGCGGCGGGCGAGTTGATGTCCCGCGCGGTGGACGCGTGCGCGACGGCGCTGGAGGGCGTCGGCGGCGACGAGCGGGCCCGGGACCGGCTGGTCGCCGAACTCGGGCACACGCAGCGGCAGTTCGGCGACCTGCTGGCGCGGTCGGCGACCGAGGACGCCGACGACGACTCCATCAACGACGCTCTCGAGGCGGCCCTCTGCCATGTCACCGAGGCGGTCGCGGTCTTCGCGTCGCTGGGTGCGGACGCCCTGCACAGCCGGACCGGCGCGGAACTCGCGGCGGGCTGGCTGGCGGCCGACCTCAGCCGCCCCGCGGAGGCGGCGGCCCGCGCCCGTGCGGTGCTCGCGGCGTACGCGGACGCCCCGCAGGACGACGGGACGGCGCGGGAACGCCGGGCGGAGGCGGAGCAGATGATGCAGGTGGTGGCGGAGTCGGGCGGGGAGTGA